A single window of Acidimicrobiales bacterium DNA harbors:
- the bioB gene encoding biotin synthase, whose product MDPIASARAALLEEGRSLEMDELRELARLPDSSVPSLAGLAHEVRMSRCGAEVEVEGILSVKTGGCIEDCSFCSQSARWDSPVKATPFLDTDEVLRAAEETASYGATRFCLVLAVRGPDEGIMQKLLEVVREIRRRVPIEVSVSAGILRGDQARRLASAGVVRYNHNIETARSFFGEVVGTHTWEERVETCRLVKEAGMELCCGVLLGMGESDEQRLEMIGELRDIGPDEVPVNFLNPRPGTPLEDRPLVEPLEAIRWIALFRLGLPDVLLKYAGGREITLRELQAMGITSGINGLIVGNYLTTLGRSPSEDLRMLQDLKMPLAALSRVF is encoded by the coding sequence ATGGATCCCATAGCTTCTGCCCGTGCCGCACTGCTGGAGGAGGGGCGCTCCCTCGAAATGGACGAGTTGAGGGAGCTGGCCCGGCTACCCGACTCCTCCGTGCCTTCGCTCGCCGGATTGGCACACGAGGTGAGGATGTCACGCTGCGGTGCGGAGGTCGAGGTCGAGGGCATCCTCTCGGTCAAGACGGGTGGATGCATAGAGGACTGCTCGTTCTGTTCCCAGTCGGCCAGATGGGACAGCCCCGTCAAGGCCACGCCGTTCCTCGACACGGACGAAGTCCTGCGGGCGGCGGAGGAGACTGCTTCCTACGGTGCGACACGCTTTTGTCTCGTGCTCGCCGTGCGTGGCCCCGACGAGGGGATCATGCAGAAGCTGCTCGAGGTGGTCCGAGAGATCCGGCGGCGTGTGCCGATCGAGGTGTCGGTCTCTGCGGGCATTCTCCGAGGAGACCAGGCGAGGCGCCTCGCCTCGGCGGGCGTGGTGCGGTACAACCACAACATAGAGACGGCCAGATCCTTCTTCGGCGAGGTGGTCGGCACACACACTTGGGAAGAGAGGGTGGAGACGTGCCGTCTCGTCAAGGAGGCGGGCATGGAGCTCTGCTGCGGAGTCTTGCTGGGGATGGGTGAGTCGGACGAGCAGAGGCTCGAAATGATAGGCGAGCTCCGCGACATCGGCCCCGACGAGGTCCCCGTCAACTTCTTGAACCCGAGGCCGGGAACTCCGCTGGAGGACCGGCCACTAGTGGAGCCGCTCGAGGCGATCAGATGGATCGCACTGTTCAGGCTCGGTCTCCCAGACGTCCTCCTCAAGTATGCAGGCGGTCGTGAGATAACCCTGCGAGAACTACAGGCCATGGGCATCACGTCTGGTATCAACGGTCTCATCGTGGGGAACTATCTGACGACCTTGGGACGGTCCCCATCAGAGGATCTCCGCATGCTGCAGGATCTCAAGATGCCGTTGGCCGCGTTGTCACGAGTGTTCTGA
- the rnj gene encoding ribonuclease J — protein sequence MSPEVALTFLGGLGEIGRNCAVLEFDGRIVVLDCGLMFPDLDMLGVDLVLPDFTYLIERADDIEAVVATHGHEDHIGGIGFLLSEVSDRRGGRPISVYGSRLTLAFMKSRLEESGVADMVRPVVVRDGERLSVGPFEAEFIPVAHSVPEGFAVAFHTPQGVILHSGDFKIDVTPVDGRITDLARIGRLADEGVRLLLADSTNATEEGYSRSERSVGAVLRRRFFAAQGRRIIAACFASHIHRVQQIVDAAVETGRRVAFLGMSMQRTVSISSELGLLRVPGQAVVPIETVEDLSPGETCVICTGSQGEPMSALALMASGESRWIRVGPQDTVIISSHPIPGNEFPVGKVIDGLIRAGAEVVDTVVDRVHATGHAKADELRLFHSLVRPEWFIPVHGEYRHLARHAELVREVSPSTSVLVCTDGDRVVLGDEGIRPDGRVPAGYLYVDGTVGDLGGSVLRDRRVLAEEGVVVVVVTVDVEAGTVLAGPQVITKGWVHAEEAEDLLDEAAAAVAQEVKDVLAGGASDIETIQRHVRRATGRFVWERTRRRPMIVPVVTEV from the coding sequence TTGAGCCCCGAGGTAGCCCTGACCTTCCTCGGTGGTCTCGGCGAGATCGGACGAAACTGTGCCGTCCTCGAGTTCGACGGTCGCATCGTGGTTCTCGACTGCGGGCTCATGTTTCCCGACCTCGACATGTTGGGCGTGGACCTGGTGCTCCCAGACTTCACGTACCTAATCGAACGCGCCGACGACATCGAGGCGGTCGTGGCCACGCACGGCCACGAGGACCACATCGGCGGCATCGGCTTCCTGCTCTCGGAGGTCAGCGACCGCCGCGGGGGACGTCCCATATCGGTGTACGGGTCACGCCTGACGTTGGCGTTCATGAAGTCTCGCCTGGAGGAGTCAGGCGTCGCCGACATGGTCAGACCCGTGGTCGTCCGGGACGGAGAGCGGCTGTCGGTCGGACCATTCGAGGCCGAGTTCATCCCGGTCGCGCACTCGGTTCCGGAGGGTTTCGCCGTTGCTTTCCACACCCCGCAGGGGGTCATCCTGCATTCGGGCGACTTCAAGATCGACGTGACCCCCGTGGACGGCCGAATCACCGACCTGGCGAGAATCGGCAGGCTCGCGGACGAAGGTGTGAGGCTTCTGTTGGCCGACTCGACCAACGCCACCGAAGAGGGCTACTCGAGGTCGGAGCGTTCTGTAGGAGCCGTCTTGCGTCGCCGCTTCTTCGCCGCGCAGGGACGACGGATCATCGCGGCCTGCTTCGCCAGCCACATTCATCGGGTACAGCAGATCGTCGACGCTGCAGTGGAGACCGGTCGGCGGGTCGCCTTCCTGGGAATGTCGATGCAGAGAACGGTCTCGATCTCGTCGGAGTTGGGGCTGTTGCGAGTACCTGGCCAGGCCGTCGTTCCGATCGAGACGGTGGAGGACCTCTCACCGGGAGAGACGTGCGTGATTTGCACCGGGAGCCAAGGAGAGCCCATGTCGGCCCTCGCCTTGATGGCGAGTGGAGAGAGCCGGTGGATCCGCGTCGGACCGCAGGACACGGTGATCATCAGTTCCCATCCGATTCCTGGGAACGAGTTCCCCGTAGGGAAGGTGATAGACGGGCTCATACGCGCCGGAGCGGAGGTCGTGGACACGGTCGTCGACCGCGTCCATGCGACCGGGCATGCGAAGGCGGACGAGCTGAGACTGTTCCACTCGCTGGTGAGGCCGGAGTGGTTCATTCCCGTGCACGGCGAGTACCGCCATCTGGCCCGTCACGCCGAGCTGGTCCGAGAGGTGTCCCCGTCCACCTCGGTCCTCGTGTGCACCGACGGTGACCGCGTCGTTCTGGGCGACGAGGGCATACGGCCGGACGGACGGGTCCCGGCCGGATACCTGTACGTCGACGGGACGGTCGGCGATCTAGGTGGGAGTGTCCTGAGAGACAGGCGGGTGCTGGCCGAGGAAGGCGTCGTCGTGGTGGTGGTCACTGTCGACGTGGAGGCGGGGACGGTTCTGGCCGGGCCACAGGTGATCACCAAGGGATGGGTGCACGCCGAGGAGGCCGAAGACCTGCTCGACGAGGCTGCGGCCGCCGTCGCACAGGAGGTGAAGGATGTGCTCGCCGGAGGGGCTTCCGACATCGAGACGATACAGAGACATGTGCGCCGGGCGACCGGCCGCTTCGTGTGGGAGCGGACGAGACGGCGGCCGATGATCGTTCCCGTGGTCACGGAAGTGTGA